Proteins from one Monodelphis domestica isolate mMonDom1 chromosome 6, mMonDom1.pri, whole genome shotgun sequence genomic window:
- the VPS37C gene encoding vacuolar protein sorting-associated protein 37C — MEELRDRTVEELEKLQDDPEELARLVLESPQVQDLQLEREMALATNRSLAEQNLQFQAPLELRRSDLLDKYQELQRLLERCREQKAKLEEFSAALEPGALLGLLQVEGMKIEEESEAVAEKFLEGEVPLETFLESFASMRTLSHLRRIRVEKLQDLVRKPKPCKESARTALPAYPAIETTTAVADAPPAPPAPPSAAPPCPLPYSPSPSLPVGPTAQGPLQPSPFPVTSQPFYFQGPSGSNYPPGPPGGAAPRRPWSPAHSSSGPGYLPSPPASSSSGPGYPPARGPAPSPGYPQQPYFPAGGRAPYPTQAPPYPTQAQMPSFPRQPRPLGPPQPPYPTGPALPYGFSTPQGPMWPGY; from the exons ATGGAGGAGCTGAGGGACCGGACGGTGGAGGAGCTGGAGAAGCTGCAGGATGACCCAGAGGAGCTGGCGCGGCTGGTCCTGGAGTCGCCGCAG GTGCAGGACCTGCAGCTCGAGCGCGAGATGGCGCTCGCCACCAACCGCAGCCTGGCCGAGCAGAACCTGCAGTTCCAGGCACCCCTTGAGCTCCGCCGCTCCGACCTCTTGGACAAGTACCAGGAGCTGCAGAGGCTGCTGGAGAGGTGCCGGGAGCAGAAGGCCAAGCTGG AGGAATTCTCCGCCGCGCTGGAGCCGGGGGCCTTGCTGGGCCTCCTGCAGGTGGAGGGCATGAAGATCGAGGAGGAGTCCGAG GCCGTGGCGGAGAAGTTCCTGGAGGGGGAGGTGCCCTTGGAGACTTTCCTGGAGAGCTTCGCCTCCATGAGGACGTTGTCCCACCTGCGCCGAATTCGAGTGGAGAAGCTCCAGGACTTGGTGCGGAAGCCCAAGCCTTGCAAAGAGTCTGCCAGGACGGCCCTTCCAGCCTACCCGGCGATCGAGACAACCACCGCTGTGGCCGATGCCCCGCCTGCCCCTCCTGCCCCGCCTTCAGCAGCCCCCCCGTGCCCCCTCCCCTACAGCCCCTCCCCCAGCTTGCCAGTCGGCCCCACGGCCCAGGGGCCCCTCCAGCCGTCGCCCTTCCCCGTGACCTCCCAGCCTTTCTACTTCCAGGGGCCTTCGGGCTCCAACTACCCACCAGGCCCTCCTGGCGGGGCTGCCCCGCGGCGGCCCTGGTCCCCGGCGCACTCCTCCTCTGGCCCGGGGTATCTTCCCTCTCCGCCCGCGAGCTCCTCTTCTGGCCCAGGGTACCCCCCGGCCCGGGGCCCGGCTCCCAGCCCAGGCTACCCGCAGCAGCCCTATTTCCCAGCAGGAGGAAGAGCGCCCTACCCGACCCAGGCGCCTCCCTACCCAACCCAGGCCCAGATGCCCAGTTTCCCAAGGCAGCCCAGACCCCTGGGTCCGCCCCAGCCGCCCTACCCGACGGGCCCCGCGCTTCCCTATGGGTTTTCCACCCCCCAGGGGCCCATGTGGCCCGGCTATTAG
- the CD5 gene encoding T-cell surface glycoprotein CD5 — MGLRWSPLMLLCLLGMLGSLRRSMGIDSPNQIHLEININNATRHFFLKCPNKQNMDDLYKYGSDLAEAHKQMLCSFHGLPRNTSHTDLSLVCKEPAPKAPPTTQQPAVTSPEPTGPSRLLLVEGKERLRCAGVVEFYQGSTGGSICYDAKAWSPALGNLICQNLNCGTFLDHLDPSAQRPDLRNREGLKALQVLWGVKDPNGTSLEQIFRKEKSCRGNQTISIICSDFQPKVRSRLKGGSHACAGTVEVNFEGQWRALCSTQKNWEEVCHEQHCGRLLTQEDVPQKSLSTGRSSMLHCNRYNLSECYTFEPGDPLCKGKRLECHDPNAAGLGAGTVMSIILALILLAVLLVACGPVAYKKLEKKFHQKKQRQWIGPTGVNQNVSFHRNHTVNLRTQAENPGASNVENEYSQPPRHSRLSAYPALEGALNRASNPPDNSSDSDYDLHGAQRL; from the exons GGTCCCTCAGGAGGTCAATGGGCATCGACTCCCCAAATCAGATCCACCTTGAGATCAATATCAATAACGCCACACGTCATTTTTTCCTGAAATGCCCAAATAAGCAGAATATGGACGACCTCTACAAGTATGGCTCTGACCTAGCAGAGGCACACAAGCAGATGCTTTGCTCCTTTCATGGACTTCCCAGAAATACCTCCCACACAGACTTGAGTCTGGTCTGCAAAG AACCAGCTCCCAAAGCACCTCCGACCACCCAGCAGCCAGCCGTGACCTCGCCTGAGCCCACTG GCCCCTCAAGGCTCCTGctggtggaggggaaggagaggctcCGCTGTGCCGGCGTGGTTGAGTTCTATCAGGGGAGCACCGGGGGAAGCATCTGCTACGACGCCAAAGCCTGGTCCCCGGCTCTGGGCAACCTGATCTGCCAGAACCTGAACTGTGGCACCTTCCTGGACCATCTGGACCCATCAGCCCAGAGGCCAGACTTAAGGAATCGGGAGGGACTGAAAGCCCTGCAGGTCCTCTGGGGGGTCAAGGATCCTAACGGCACCTCCTTAGAGCAGATCTTCAGGAAGGAGAAGAGCTGTAGGGGAAACCAAACCATTTCCATCATCTGCTCTG ACTTCCAGCCCAAGGTGAGAAGCCGCCTGAAGGGCGGGAGCCATGCCTGCGCGGGCACCGTGGAGGTGAACTTCGAGGGCCAGTGGAGAGCTTTGTGCAGCACGcagaagaactgggaggaggtGTGCCACGAGCAGCACTGCGGGCGCCTCCTCACCCAGGAGGACGTCCCGCAGAAGTCCCTCAGCACGGGGCGCTCCAGCATGCTCCACTGCAACCGCTACAACCTCTCCGAGTGCTACACCTTCGAGCCGGGAGACCCCCTGTGCAAAGGCAAAAGACTCGAAT GCCATGACCCAAATGCAGCTGGGCTGGGGGCAGGGACTGTGATGAGCATCATCTTGGCCCTGATCCTCCTGGCTGTCCTCCTAGTGGCCTGTGGGCCTGTGGCCTACAAGAAGCTGGAGAAGAAGT TCCATCAGAAGAAGCAACGCCAATGGATCGGTCCAACAGGAGTGAACCAGAATG tgtccTTCCATCGCAACCACACTGTGAACCTCCGGACCCAAGCCGAGAACCCGGGTGCTTCAAATGTGGAGAATGAATACAGCCAGCCTCCCAGGCATTCCCGTCTCTCGGCGTATCCAg ctcTGGAAGGGGCCCTGAACAGGGCTTCCAACCCACCAGATAACTCCTCTGACAGTGACTATGACCTGCACGGGGCCCAGAGGCTGTGA